Genomic window (bacterium):
TCCATCCCCACCTCCCCTTGAACCCAGGATTACATTGGCCGCTTCTTCAAGATCCAGCCCCTGGCAGATCTTGCTCTGCAGTCTGAGGGTGGCTTGAGCTCTAATGCATTGGCAAGAGCACCTCTGTTAAAAGCCTTATCTACACCTGACCTGCTGCCCTCATCTCTCTGAGCCTTCCTATCATCTTTATGGCTTCCTCCACGGCATTTCCTGCAGATTCGGCGTATCCGTCGGCTCCAAAGAGCTTGGCCACATCCTTGGTCACTGGAGCCCCGCCCAACATGATGGCCACGTTGGGGTTTTTTTCTTTGATCATCTGAATGACCTTGCGCATCCCCAACATGGTGGTGGTCATCATGGCGGACATGGCCACGATTTCCGCATCTGTTCTGAGCTGCTCTTTGACAAAGTTCTCCAGGGGCACGTCCCTGCCTAAGTCGTGCACTGTGAATCCAGCCACGTCGAACATCATCTTGACCAGGTTCTTCCCTATGTCGTGCACGTCCCCCTGAACCGAGCCTATTACCACTTGAGCCTTGGACTCGCCCTCTTTCTTGGGTACATGCGGCCTGAGAATTCCCAGACCAGCATACAGAGCATCCGCGCACATTAAGACCTCGGGCACAAAGTACTCATTGCGTTCATAAAGCCCACCCACTATTTCCATACCGTGGGCCAGTCCGTCCATGATGGCTTCCAAGGGGTCGTAGCCGTTGTCCACCACTGCTTGGGCCGCTTCTTTGACCTGATCCTCGTTGTAATTCACAACCCCATCGCTCAATGCCTTGAGCAGCTCTTCCTTGTTTGCCATGTTTCCTCCCCTCCTTAGTCTGGTTTGTAAGACTTCTTCTCTCTTGCAGATGGCCGCGGCCCTAGGAGTCCTTTACCAGTTGCGAAACATAGGTCTGTGTGCTCAGCTCAGACGGCCTACAGCAGGACTCGGCCTTGCTCCGCCATATTCCCTGGTGGTTTTCACTATGGCCAGCATGTTTTCCTCTTTTATGTCCGGCCAAAGGTCGCATCCCGGCATAACCGCATCCACCCCAGAGTCTATATTGACTTTTATGGCAGCCACCGCCTCTTGTACGGTGGTCTCAGCCTTGCAAGGCAGGGCGAAGACGTCGAAGTTGCCGAACAACAAGACATGGTTGCCGAGCTTCTTCCGCGTCTCCACCAGGTTATTTTTTATGTCCACACTGATGGCATCGGCTCCGCACTCGTTCATCATCTCCACCAGGGGATCCGTCTGCCCGCAGATGTGAAGAATTTTGGGTGATTTCCAGGCAGCCAATATCCTGGTCAATCGAGGCTTTATCATCTCACGAAAGGTCTTAGGACTAAGTAGATCAGCGGCTACTCCGGGCTCCCTCAGCGTGATATAGTCCGCACCTGCAGCCTGAAGGGCCTGCCCGATCTTGATGATCATTTCTGTGAGCTTGTCCAGGAGTTGCTCCACCTTGTCTCTTTGCTTGAACACGGCCTTCAGAATCATGTCCAGCTCCAGGATCTGCCCTGCCTGGGTGAAAGGTCCCAACTGCCACGCCCCTACCGGGTATTCAGGGGCTTGCTCCTTGATGATCTTTATGGCCTGGGGAATCAGGGGCATCCTGCCCAGTTCCATGATGTTCTCTGGGATTTCCACCTCATCCATGCTTTTCCATCTCTTCTCGGGTATTGTGGGATAAAGAATGTCCTCCGAATCCTCATAAAGGCTTATCTTGTTTCCCATGGCTTCAGACTCCCAGCACATGTCATAGGGCACCACAATGGAGTCGAATCCCATGAGCTTGCTGGACCAGATGGCTGACTGAGCCAGGCGGTTGGCATCGGTGTGGACTTGGGCGAAATGGTATCCCAGCTTCTTTATGGCAGGCATCACCACCATCCCCATTCCACTGAAAAAGGGCATGGTGTCCAGAGGTTCCCTCTTGAAAAGCCTCATGATTCTCTCTTTGGGGGTGAACTGGGTCATCAAAGGACTCCTTTCTGTTGGGAGTTTCAGGTTTTGAACCCTTGTACCAAGAGCCGATCCCTGGTCTGCAACTGCTGTGCAAAGCCCAAAGCCTTCCAAAACAGCAAATTGGCTGGCTGCAAAGTTCTGATCCAGCTCAAGAAGATCCTTTTCCCAGCCTTGCTGTTCTCGTCCTTTTCAAAACTCACAGGGCCACAGTGGCCACGTAATAGCATCTAAGGCATCTTTCGGCCTCGGCCACGGCCTCCTGGACCCCCAAAACAGACTCTACCTCAACCCAAGAGCTGCGGCGCACCTCTGGAGGGAGTTTGGACGGCTCTCTGCGCTGCTGCTGTTCAACCCTTGGAATCACCTCTTGGGGGTCATAAACCCCTATGGTCTTGAAAAGCCTTTCAAAACCGGCATCTTCTGATTGCTGCAATGCCTGGCTGTTTAACATTCGGTCAATGCTCAGGGCCGCTTGCCTGCCCCCAGCACAAGCCGCCACAAGGGTATCTGGCCCTGTCTGACAGTCCCCTGCGGCAAAAACCTTGGGACGGCCTGTGCGATATGTTGATTCATCCACTCTCACGGTTTGCTGTGGTGTGAAAAGTTCCTCGAGTCCTGCCAGGGCCGATGAATCCACAACCTGTCCCACTGCAAAAACCGCTATGTCGCACTCGATTACAAACTCCGATCCCGGGATGGGAATTGGGCGTGCTCTTCCCCTTTCGTCAGGCTCTCCCAATTTCATCTCAATGCACTTGAGTCCCACAACTCTGCCATTCTTGGCCAAGATCTTCACAGGCGAACTCAGGTATTTGAAGACCACCCCCTCCTGCTCTGCATCGTGGAGTTCCTCCGGGTCTGCGGGCATTTCCTTGGGAGTTCTCCTATACACCACGCAAACATGTTCTTTACCGGCTCTCAAACTGGAGCGCGCGCAGTCAATGGCAACATTGCCTCCTCCGATGACCGCTACGTTGTTGCCCTCCGGGTACGGATCCTTCCCTTGGTTGATCTCACGGAGGTAATCCAGTCCTTGGAATACTCCTCTGTACCCCTCGGTCTCTCCATGGATTTTCATGGGGATGCTCTTGTGGGCTCCTATGGCCAGAAAAACAGCATCGAATTCCTGCTCAAGCTGCCATAGGGTGATATCCTCTCCAATGCTTCTGTTGTATTGGAATTGAACCCCCAGTTTTTCAAGGCCCTCCAGTTCCTGGGGAAGGATTTGGCGAGGAAGCCTGTACGGAGGGATGCCTATGACCCCCATGCCTCCCGGTTCAGCCAGCCTTTCAAAAACCGTAACTCGATGCCCTTTCCTGGCCAGCTGATAAGCGCAGGCAATGCCTGCAGGGCCGGCGCCCACCACGGCCACCTTCCCTGTCTTGGGGGAGGGCACTATTTCCCATTCAATTCTGCTCCCAAGCTCCAGGGCCTGGTCAGCCACAAAACGTTTCAAAGCTTTTATGGCAATAGGTTTGTCCACATTGGCCCTTCTGCAGTGGCTTTCACAGGGTCGAAAACAGACCCTTCCCAGAACGCCCGGCAAGGGCAGCCTTTCTGCAATCACGCCCAGGGATTCGGCAAACTTGGCCTCCTTTATCTTTTCCACGTACCTGGGCACGTCCAGATGGATAGGGCAGGCTTGCATGCAAGGGGCCGTGAGCCGGGAA
Coding sequences:
- a CDS encoding corrinoid protein — its product is MANKEELLKALSDGVVNYNEDQVKEAAQAVVDNGYDPLEAIMDGLAHGMEIVGGLYERNEYFVPEVLMCADALYAGLGILRPHVPKKEGESKAQVVIGSVQGDVHDIGKNLVKMMFDVAGFTVHDLGRDVPLENFVKEQLRTDAEIVAMSAMMTTTMLGMRKVIQMIKEKNPNVAIMLGGAPVTKDVAKLFGADGYAESAGNAVEEAIKMIGRLREMRAAGQV
- a CDS encoding uroporphyrinogen decarboxylase family protein; this translates as MTQFTPKERIMRLFKREPLDTMPFFSGMGMVVMPAIKKLGYHFAQVHTDANRLAQSAIWSSKLMGFDSIVVPYDMCWESEAMGNKISLYEDSEDILYPTIPEKRWKSMDEVEIPENIMELGRMPLIPQAIKIIKEQAPEYPVGAWQLGPFTQAGQILELDMILKAVFKQRDKVEQLLDKLTEMIIKIGQALQAAGADYITLREPGVAADLLSPKTFREMIKPRLTRILAAWKSPKILHICGQTDPLVEMMNECGADAISVDIKNNLVETRKKLGNHVLLFGNFDVFALPCKAETTVQEAVAAIKVNIDSGVDAVMPGCDLWPDIKEENMLAIVKTTREYGGARPSPAVGRLS
- a CDS encoding FAD-dependent oxidoreductase, producing the protein MSSSAVLFSSWAGSVVDNRGKGPQEYEPAVGLEFAQSFSETQEIKALAGWKGLVIRSEGVDIVDLCRAHLEAVREESKKCDKCNYCSTGYNELLDVFQDLLNGDASEEDLEFLESAAEAIREAGKCSIGKTGPIPLLHALRFFREDFLKVLRGEKKVSQANYCSRLTAPCMQACPIHLDVPRYVEKIKEAKFAESLGVIAERLPLPGVLGRVCFRPCESHCRRANVDKPIAIKALKRFVADQALELGSRIEWEIVPSPKTGKVAVVGAGPAGIACAYQLARKGHRVTVFERLAEPGGMGVIGIPPYRLPRQILPQELEGLEKLGVQFQYNRSIGEDITLWQLEQEFDAVFLAIGAHKSIPMKIHGETEGYRGVFQGLDYLREINQGKDPYPEGNNVAVIGGGNVAIDCARSSLRAGKEHVCVVYRRTPKEMPADPEELHDAEQEGVVFKYLSSPVKILAKNGRVVGLKCIEMKLGEPDERGRARPIPIPGSEFVIECDIAVFAVGQVVDSSALAGLEELFTPQQTVRVDESTYRTGRPKVFAAGDCQTGPDTLVAACAGGRQAALSIDRMLNSQALQQSEDAGFERLFKTIGVYDPQEVIPRVEQQQRREPSKLPPEVRRSSWVEVESVLGVQEAVAEAERCLRCYYVATVAL